One part of the Phoenix dactylifera cultivar Barhee BC4 chromosome 4, palm_55x_up_171113_PBpolish2nd_filt_p, whole genome shotgun sequence genome encodes these proteins:
- the LOC120110677 gene encoding uncharacterized protein LOC120110677, with product MEKGKLGPDDASFIWEEFKKGFHEKYFPQGIRFQKYRKFDRLEQGDMTVAQYAAKFEEMSQYAPTLISEDSDRARKFENGLRRRIQQQVAAFELSSYKDVVNKALVIEKGLDNAQAAREKNMKKRFRPTDSPS from the coding sequence ATGGAGAAAGGGAAGCTTGGTCCGGATGATGCCTCCTTCATTTGGGAAGAATTTAAAAAGGGTTTTCATGAGAAGTATTTTCCCCAGGGTATCCGATTCCAGAAATATAGGAAGTTTGACCGATTGGAGCAGGGTGATATGACAGTTGCCCAGTATGCAGCAAAGTTTGAAGAGATGTCTCAATATGCTCCGACCTTGATATCAGAGGATAGTGACCGAGCAAGAAAATTTGAAAATGGACTCAGGAGACGGATTCAACAACAAGTCGCTGCTTTTGAATTGTCTAGTTATAAAGATGTGGTTAACAAAGCCCTGGTGATAGAAAAAGGGCTTGACAATGCCCAAGCTGCCAGAGAAAAGAATATGAAGAAAAGGTTTCGACCCACTGATTCTCCAAGCTAA